In one window of Labilithrix sp. DNA:
- a CDS encoding Uma2 family endonuclease → MQRFPGRGAPPVDERIVAPGSRAEILEGQLVFAPPSDENHAVPHADLAYLLRAHVKPGFSVAVDMLTRTSVPNDFAPDASVFESERDEVTGGRRLEQLAFEVVNEQSLATQTTKARQLSTRGVRRIFVLIVKKRKILEWAPSTNAWAATPLESIDDPCFVRPLDARAVFSAIDADEAVLRALAAKGHPFLDSLREESREDGREEGREEGREEAMREVLLRQMHLRFGDLPPTVAQRLRDGTVDDLTRWTDRVITATSIDDIFTAS, encoded by the coding sequence ATGCAGCGGTTCCCCGGTCGTGGAGCGCCTCCCGTCGATGAACGGATCGTCGCGCCGGGCTCGCGTGCCGAGATCCTCGAGGGGCAGCTCGTGTTCGCGCCGCCGTCGGACGAGAACCATGCCGTTCCTCACGCCGACCTCGCCTACCTGCTGCGTGCGCACGTGAAGCCTGGGTTCAGCGTCGCCGTCGACATGCTCACGCGGACGAGCGTGCCGAACGACTTCGCGCCCGACGCGAGCGTCTTCGAGAGCGAGCGCGACGAGGTGACGGGCGGCCGCCGCCTCGAACAGCTCGCCTTCGAGGTCGTGAACGAGCAGTCGCTGGCCACGCAGACGACGAAGGCGCGCCAGCTCTCCACCCGCGGCGTGCGACGCATCTTCGTGCTCATCGTGAAGAAGCGAAAGATCCTCGAGTGGGCGCCCAGCACCAACGCCTGGGCCGCGACGCCGCTCGAGTCCATCGACGACCCATGTTTCGTCCGCCCCCTCGACGCCCGCGCGGTGTTCAGCGCGATCGACGCCGACGAAGCCGTCCTCCGCGCCCTCGCGGCCAAAGGCCATCCGTTCCTGGACTCTCTTCGCGAAGAGAGCCGCGAGGACGGTCGAGAGGAGGGGCGCGAAGAGGGGCGCGAGGAGGCCATGCGCGAGGTGCTCCTACGACAGATGCACCTCCGCTTCGGCGACCTCCCGCCCACCGTCGCCCAACGACTCCGCGACGGCACGGTCGACGACCTGACGCGCTGGACCGATCGCGTCATCACCGCGACGAGCATCGACGACATCTTCACGGCCTCCTGA